One region of Nitrospirota bacterium genomic DNA includes:
- a CDS encoding glycosyltransferase family 2 protein, whose product MILSLIIFWFNVFILGYFILLDGFYSFLMGISIFSTLRHLGRLRLGRDDEMFKDSTVPPVSVLVPAFNEENVIVQNIHGLLSLNYPHYEIIIINDGSTDHTLSKIIKAFHLKPIDLIYRPIIPTNSVKSFYINPKFPKLILVDKTKGGKADSLNVGINLARSPYFCSIDADTLLEKSALLRLVRPILEHPTTTIASGGIVRIVNGCEVKHGAVTKVLLSKNILPRLQVIEYLRSFLFGRTGMSFLSSLMIISGTFSLFHKKSVQDVGGYNRDTVSEDMEIVVHLHRDFKKRKMPYRIVFVSDPVCWTEAPSTLSMLAKQRRRWHKGLAESLSLHFKMMFNPKYGAIGLIGMGVRQIYG is encoded by the coding sequence ATGATCTTATCACTCATCATTTTTTGGTTTAATGTATTTATCCTGGGTTATTTTATTCTATTGGATGGTTTTTATTCATTTTTAATGGGAATATCTATTTTTTCAACCTTACGACACCTGGGTCGGTTAAGATTAGGCAGAGATGACGAAATGTTTAAGGATTCAACCGTTCCTCCGGTGTCGGTCCTAGTTCCTGCGTTCAATGAAGAAAATGTGATTGTCCAAAATATACATGGTTTATTGTCCCTCAATTACCCCCATTATGAAATTATTATTATTAACGATGGTTCAACGGATCATACCCTTTCAAAAATCATAAAGGCTTTTCATCTTAAACCCATTGATCTCATTTACAGGCCTATTATTCCAACAAACTCCGTTAAAAGCTTTTACATCAATCCAAAGTTCCCTAAGCTGATATTGGTGGATAAAACAAAGGGGGGTAAAGCAGACTCATTAAATGTTGGAATTAATCTTGCCCGCAGTCCTTATTTTTGTTCAATTGATGCCGATACCCTTTTAGAAAAAAGTGCCCTTTTAAGATTGGTGAGGCCAATTTTAGAACATCCGACTACCACCATAGCCTCCGGAGGAATTGTCAGAATTGTCAATGGGTGTGAGGTAAAACATGGGGCTGTGACCAAAGTTTTACTTTCTAAAAATATTCTTCCAAGACTTCAGGTGATTGAATATTTAAGAAGTTTTTTATTTGGGCGTACGGGGATGAGCTTTTTATCTTCATTGATGATTATTTCTGGCACTTTTTCTCTTTTTCATAAAAAAAGTGTACAGGATGTCGGAGGATATAATCGTGATACTGTCTCCGAAGATATGGAAATTGTTGTCCATCTTCACCGTGATTTTAAAAAAAGGAAAATGCCGTATAGAATTGTATTTGTTTCTGATCCTGTGTGCTGGACTGAGGCGCCGTCAACCCTTTCAATGTTAGCGAAACAGAGAAGAAGGTGGCATAAAGGCCTAGCCGAAAGTTTAAGTCTACATTTCAAAATGATGTTTAATCCCAAGTACGGCGCAATTGGACTCATCGGCATGGGTGTGAGACAAATTTATGGGTAA